The region TACGCGCACATCATCAGCAATCACGTGCAGGAGATCGACGTACGCAAGCAGCCCGTCACCGAGACGCAAATTGCCGAACTGATGTCCATGCTCCCCTCGGGAACGTCGGTGCGCGACATCATCAACGACAAAAGTGACCTCTACAAGGAGAAGTATGCCGAAAGCGACCTTTCCGACGACGAGTGGATCAAAGTACTGGCCCACACGCCGGAACTGTGGTCGATCATTGCCGTACGCGGCAACCGGGCGGTGCTGGTGCGTTACGAAAACGACATTGAGCAGTTGAACGAAAACCGGCCCTGATCCGGCAGCGCATCCTGGAAAATAACGTTGTACCCTCCGCCCACGCGGAGGGTTTTTCTTTACCTTACGTTCGATGGAAAAGATTAACCTGGACGACAAATTAGCGCAGATCCACGCGCACTGGCAGCCCCATCTGGTAGGCGAACTCAACGGGCAGCATGTAAAATTGGCGAAGCTGAAGGGCGAATTCGTCTGGCATCACCACGAGGCGGAAGACGAACTGTTTCTGGTGGTACGAGGCACCCTGGAAATGCATTTCCGCGACCGCACGGTCGAGCTGCACGCCGGCGAGATGCTCATCGTTCCGCGGGGCGTCGAACATCGCCCGGTGGCACCTGAGGAGGTCGAGATAATGCTCTTCGAACCCGCCAGTACCCTCAACACGGGCAACGTCCGCAACGAACGCACAGTCGATCACCTGAAACGACTATAGCCGCCTTGATTCGGGAGCAGAAGCTGTACCACACGTCTGAACTGTCGTACCGGCGGCTTTCGCGGCCTGCCGGATCAGTTGCAGCGAACTGAACGCCAGGAGCGGCAGCAGAATGATGGTAAAAAAGGTCGGAGCTGAAAACAGCGCCGCCAGGAGGATGGCCGTGGCCCACAACAGTGCAGAAGCGAGGTGCAGTTTTTTGAAATTCATGTGACCAAGTTTTGGTGTGGCTCCAAGGTAGGCAATCGGTAAAGAAATCGCCGCCACAGAGGGACAAGCGGCACAAGCCGCCTACCGACGGCAAAAGTCACTGGCCTTCGTAGTGGGTTAAGACCATCGTTCTACTACTTCCGCGAAAGCATTGAACCTGCGTTCAAAAAGTGCGGCACCTACTACCGCAGGTGCCGCACTTTCTATTGTTCAGGCCAGCCGCAAGGCGTTCCGCAGCCGATGAAAGACGCCGGGGGGCTGAATCCGTACGTTATGAAAGGCCGTAATCTTCCAGCCGTCGTCCTGCCGTACTACCACACTGGTGTTCAGCGATTCGCGTCGGGTGGAGGGCTTCCGTTGCCATCGCAGTTGCACTGTGCCCGTCCCGTGCACGAGGGCCAAGTCGGGCGACAGGAAACGAATCTGGCGGACGCGCCCCTGCAACCTAGAACCGCGCAGAAGGCCCCGAAATAGTTTTTCGTGTGCCTCCCGATGGGCCTTTTGCCCCTTCAGGTGCTGCCCGGCGAACGTGACGTAGTCGCAGTCGTGCGTGAAGTAAGACGCAAACCGCTGGGCGTCGCCCCGGTTCCAGGCATCGGCCAGGTGATCGAACAGTTCGATCAGTTGGGTTTCGTCGGGCGTGGCGATCATGCGAAGCAAGGTGGCTTTCATCGGCTCCAGAACTTTACGATTACGACTGGCAGTATTTCAGGTATTCCGTGTTGGGCCATTCGCCCCACGAAGGGTCCGTGATGTCGTCGTCGGGTTCCTGCTGGAACAAGGTCGCTGCCTTTTCGAAGTAAGGCAAGGCGGCTTTCTTCCCGCCACCGAACTGCTCCGGGGTGTACAGCAGACTAACGCCTTGCAGGTAATAGATGCGCGGGTTATCTTCTTTCAGTTTTTTGGCCTTCTTCAGGTTCTGCTCAAATTCCTTTCCGTACTGCTGCCAGCGGTTTTCCGGATCGACTCCGATACGCGTGGAGGCAATCATCGCGGCCAGCACAAAATTCTCGTCCTGGTCAGGGGTCAGCGCCTGGGCTTTGGTCAGGTACTGATCGGCCTGGTCGAGGTACTGATCTTTTTTGATGGGGTCCGTCTCCATGGCGCCGAGCAGCGCTTTGCTGTACGCGGCGTAGTACGGCGCGGCCCACTGGTCGGCAAACTTGTTGGCGATCAGTTCGAGGCGGTTGCTGGCCGCCAGCCGTTCCTGAAGTTCCTGTGCTCGCTGAAAGGTCGTCACGGTCTTTTCGAGGGTTGCTTTGAAATCCTGGGCCAGTGCACTGTGGGCTACCAGCACCAGAAGCGTGAGGAAAATTCCTGTTTTTTTCATGAGATTGGAGGATTAGAGTTCGTCTTTGTTAAATGCAGAAAGGGAAATGTTGACGCCCACAAACAGCGAGCGGTACAGCAGCGGCTGGATGGCGTAGCGCTCCTGCCCTTCGTTGGCGTACCGGTAACCGAAAATATTTTTGCGGTTGGTGATGTTGTCGAACGAGAGGTAGAAGACGGTAAAGAAGTTGTCGATGGTGGTGAGGTAGGCCGCGTTCAGCGCCAGGTTGTGGTAGTCGGGCGTGCGGTCGCTCAGGAAGTCCGGGCTGTCGGGTCGGTAGTAGGGCCGCCCGCTGGAGTAGTTGTAACTCCCCCCCACAAAGAGTTTGAGTGACTCAATGTAGTACTTCAGGATTACGTTCAGGTTGTGGTTGGAGACAAACGTGGGCGTCGCCGCTTCCGGAAAGTTCTCGTACAACCGCTTGGTATCCACCAGACTGTACGACAGCCAGTATTCCAGATTTTTGACGGAGGCTTTGTCGCGCCAGAAGAAGTCGATCCCCTGGGCGTAGCCGGTCCCGGCGTTGTTATACTCCCACCACACGTAGCGGTAGGGATTGGGATCGTACGACGGCGCCTGCTCGCGGATCAGCTGCTGGTAATCTTTATAATACGCTTCGACACGAAAGGTCCGGTCGTCGCGCATCCACTGGTAGTTGGCGATGTAGTGCATCGCCTTCTGGAAACGCAGATCAGTCACCGCCGGGGTGCTCAGGTAAGGCTGCCCCGCCGCCAGCAGATACCGGTTGCCGGGATTCTGAAAGAACAGCCCGCCCGCCGCCGACACCTGACTGTGGTCGCCGGTCATGACGGCCAGCGACAACCGCGGCCCCACGTTCTGCCGGTCCAACAGGGTACTCCGTTCGGCCCGGACGCCCGGCTTCACGGCCAGCCAACGCCGAGGTTTCCACTCGGCTTCAGCGTAGGCCGCCCAGAGGTGTTCCTGAAAACCCGACTGCAACGTATCGTACGTCTGCTGGTACCGGAAGCGCTGCCACTCCACCCCTGCCACCACATGCACCGCTTCGGAGGCATCGTAGGCGACCTCGCCCCGGTACTGCGCGCGCCAGTCGCGGTTACGCGCCGGTACGCTCCCCTGCCGGATGTCGTCTCGGTTGTAACTGAGGGAGGCAGCCGTGAACAGCGACCACTTTGCGCTGAGTGCTTCGCGGTACGAAGCATTTGCGTAGGAGTTGTGGTTGGTGAGGCCGAACCGCACCCACGTGCCCGGCTCGGCCGGGTTGGGAATCGTGATGCAGCTCTGGGTAACGCTGTACATCGCCATCACCTTCAGCAAGCCGGTATCGCCCCGCTTCCAGAGCCACCGCGCCGAGCCGTTGCCGCCCTGCGGAATTTTGTAGAAGTCGAAATTGGTCGGGATGACTTTGAGAAAGGGCGCCAGGTTGGTGTAGCCTGCCGTCACCTCTACCGCCTGGTTTTCCCACAGTTTCGCTGCCGAGGCGGAAAGTCCCGCCTGGTTGAGGCCGAAGCTGACGGTACTTTCTTCGGGCAGGTCGAGCGTGCTCAGTTCCAGCACCGACGAGAGCGCCTGCCCGTAACGCGCGCTGTACCCGCCACTGCTGAACGAAATGCCTTTGAACTGGAACGGTGAAAAGCGACTCCGTTGTGCCACGCCGGGCACATTGCTCTGGAAGGCGTTCTGCACCACCATGCCGTCGATGATCGTCAGGCTTTCGCTGGCGTCGCCGCCCCGCACGAACAGCCCCGTCTGGTCGCCGGTCCGTTGCGTGCCCGGAAGCGTCTGAATCGCCGCAGCAATGTCGGCCCCCGCCCCGGCCGTCGAGGCAATGTCGAGTGGACGCATCAGCGCCACTTTGCCGTCGCTATTCGCCTCAAAGCTGCCGGCCGCAATTACCACTTCGTTCAGGCTGTTGACCGACTCCCGCAGCTTCACCGGTATTTCCTGCGTGCCATCGGTGAGTTGCACGGGAAGGTTGAGAGTTTCAAATCCCAGGCTGGACACTACCAGCACCTGCGCGCCTTGCTCTTCGGTCTGAAACGCAAAACGCCCCTCCGCATCGGTCGAGGCCCCGTCTAGTGTATTGAGCAGATAGACGTTCGCGCCCACCAGCACTTCGCCCTGCGGGTCGGTCACTTTTCCGGAGAGGGTGGTCTGTGCCCAGCCCGTGGCGGCAACTAGCGAAAAACTCAGCCAGAGGCCGATGCGCAAAGCGCGTGAACAAGCGCGAACAAATGGGCGAGGCGGTGTCATAACGGAAGGGGATTGAGGACAGCGGAAGCGCTGTAGGGACAAACGATGCTTCGAAAATAGGAACCCCACCAGCGCACTTCAATGCAGGTGGGGTCAGCGGGCGAGAGGTTCCGGTAAACGGCGAAAAGATCCGGTGAA is a window of Catalinimonas alkaloidigena DNA encoding:
- a CDS encoding arsenate reductase family protein; amino-acid sequence: MEKDEKTLKIYHYPDESQVIPKILPYAHIISNHVQEIDVRKQPVTETQIAELMSMLPSGTSVRDIINDKSDLYKEKYAESDLSDDEWIKVLAHTPELWSIIAVRGNRAVLVRYENDIEQLNENRP
- a CDS encoding TonB-dependent receptor; the protein is MTPPRPFVRACSRALRIGLWLSFSLVAATGWAQTTLSGKVTDPQGEVLVGANVYLLNTLDGASTDAEGRFAFQTEEQGAQVLVVSSLGFETLNLPVQLTDGTQEIPVKLRESVNSLNEVVIAAGSFEANSDGKVALMRPLDIASTAGAGADIAAAIQTLPGTQRTGDQTGLFVRGGDASESLTIIDGMVVQNAFQSNVPGVAQRSRFSPFQFKGISFSSGGYSARYGQALSSVLELSTLDLPEESTVSFGLNQAGLSASAAKLWENQAVEVTAGYTNLAPFLKVIPTNFDFYKIPQGGNGSARWLWKRGDTGLLKVMAMYSVTQSCITIPNPAEPGTWVRFGLTNHNSYANASYREALSAKWSLFTAASLSYNRDDIRQGSVPARNRDWRAQYRGEVAYDASEAVHVVAGVEWQRFRYQQTYDTLQSGFQEHLWAAYAEAEWKPRRWLAVKPGVRAERSTLLDRQNVGPRLSLAVMTGDHSQVSAAGGLFFQNPGNRYLLAAGQPYLSTPAVTDLRFQKAMHYIANYQWMRDDRTFRVEAYYKDYQQLIREQAPSYDPNPYRYVWWEYNNAGTGYAQGIDFFWRDKASVKNLEYWLSYSLVDTKRLYENFPEAATPTFVSNHNLNVILKYYIESLKLFVGGSYNYSSGRPYYRPDSPDFLSDRTPDYHNLALNAAYLTTIDNFFTVFYLSFDNITNRKNIFGYRYANEGQERYAIQPLLYRSLFVGVNISLSAFNKDEL
- a CDS encoding cupin domain-containing protein, producing MEKINLDDKLAQIHAHWQPHLVGELNGQHVKLAKLKGEFVWHHHEAEDELFLVVRGTLEMHFRDRTVELHAGEMLIVPRGVEHRPVAPEEVEIMLFEPASTLNTGNVRNERTVDHLKRL
- a CDS encoding SgcJ/EcaC family oxidoreductase gives rise to the protein MKATLLRMIATPDETQLIELFDHLADAWNRGDAQRFASYFTHDCDYVTFAGQHLKGQKAHREAHEKLFRGLLRGSRLQGRVRQIRFLSPDLALVHGTGTVQLRWQRKPSTRRESLNTSVVVRQDDGWKITAFHNVRIQPPGVFHRLRNALRLA